The following coding sequences lie in one Oncorhynchus gorbuscha isolate QuinsamMale2020 ecotype Even-year linkage group LG10, OgorEven_v1.0, whole genome shotgun sequence genomic window:
- the LOC124046014 gene encoding pleckstrin homology domain-containing family G member 5-like isoform X6, whose amino-acid sequence MFLYWKKRGAYELETLPSYLTEQVAEHYSWSSSLDVIHDLCDEKPVQEEDWVVCQHPECPDRRQASKVCHHPECLDLNNKSPLHLCESCDSRCHPEDTENMHFDRHPRFDLQTQGSILARNVSTRSCPPRTSPPSDLEEEDEGANDRGERKAGGLKLVKKKPRRRHTDDPSKECFSLKFDLNVDIDTEIVPAVKKKTLREVLGPVFERKGIELSRVDLFLDQSNTPLSLNFEAYRFGGHYLKVKARPGDELKVEQGVKDLRSLSLPNMKPSLGEQSPYILTLCSERVEHGSLGRKESNVDLLGQARRRKNITEFLGDASIPSPDSLTALSSSLSSVGAGPDSWKNRAASRFSGFFSSNTGAGAFGKEVDRMEQLQNKLQSYTLFGLPKVPPQLSFHHDSWEEEEEETSLTLEDSWTQLLDNHETLTRRQFHQQEAIWELLHTEATYIKKLRVITDLFLCGLLNLQESGLLTEVEPARLFSNIQDIVRLHTALWNQVMLPALEMARQARTLLNPTDLHHGFRTIGSRFKPYIRYCMEEEASMEYMRSLLRDNELFRIYVTWAETHKQCNRLKLADMLAKPHQRLTKYPLLLKAVLKKTDESSSRDAVSGMVAWVEGFINSVDSQMRQREEQQKLAAISGRIDSYEAVEGSSEELEKILREFNRFDLMAPMRGTSPEETRQLHLEAALRMKEGKDSRMEVYCFLFTDLLLITKPVKRLEKVKVIRQPLLIHNVVCKELKDPGSFILIYLNEFKSAVAAYTFQANSATQGRSWVDAICNVQNQLQRMRTEEVLRQQVTLQRRLCGEEEEEENKSSNSTSSSPCMRNKDQQGPSHSDCSTETLSVMDIGEDSGEHQNPSATSTDSGGPLEKSLDSGTVTPPTGPEPLHCNPASPQDNLADRDPEPEQEGVMEGGEVELEPQCRSLSMDSAYGTLSPESLLRELDLQTRPGQSKGEETEEEGGIEGQEVGVEVEMESEKVVMKLMDEEVEKEEDSTSVGSQLSVVQSLKPRRRPPVTARLRSLQSLNIKSISEDNLLQRFRDNTPVSRIQTRSLTAQDQSEHRSERAECLVHSKSLSAQDLTGLFKTDQDSEPEYEDFLSMSMPSGKLCDTLRKAEARQVQRALAAAEACEGSNSQADGSSSDGETVGAPSGGHGGKCSESFTAGCPEKQSSPKRRKTHQHKKLTLAQLYRIRTTLVLNSTLTAS is encoded by the exons GTTCCATCCTGGCCCGGAACGTTTCGACGCGCTCCTGTCCCCCCCGCACCAGCCCCCCCTctgacctggaggaggaggacgaaGGGGCCAACGACCGAGG ggaacGTAAAGCTGGGGGGTTGAAGTTGGTGAAGAAGAAACCACGGCGACGGCACACTGAC GATCCCAGCAAGGAGTGCTTCAGCCTCAAGTTTGATCTGAACGTGGACATTGACACAGAGATCGTCCCCGCCGTGAAAAAGAAGACCCTGAG GGAGGTGCTAGGTCCTGTGTTTGAGCGTAAAGGTATTGAGTTATCCCGGGTAGATCTGTTCCTGGACCAGTCCAACACTCCCCTGTCCCTGAACTTTGAGGCTTACCGCTTCGGTGGCCACTATCTCAAGGTTAAAG CGCGGCCAGGTGATGAGCTGAAGGTGGAGCAGGGGGTGAAAGACCTGCGGTCGCTCAGTCTGCCCAACATGAAACCCTCCTTGGGGGAGCAGAGTCCTTACATCCTTACCCTCTGTAGTGAGAGGGTGGAGCACGGATCGCTTGGACGCAAGGAGAGCAACGTCGATCTGCTG GGTCAGGCACGTCGCAGGAAGAACATAACGGAGTTCCTCGGGGACGCCAGCATCCCGTCTCCGGACTCCCTGACCGCACTGAGCAGCTCTCTGTCCAGTGTGGGGGCTGGACCGGACAGTTGGAAGAACCGCGCCGCCAGCCGCTTCTCCGGCTTCTTTAGCTCCAACACTGGAGCAGGGGCTTTTGGCAAG GAGGTGGACCGCATGGAGCAGCTCCAGAATAAGCTGCAGTCGTACACTCTGTTTGGCCTTCCCAAGGTTCCTCCTCAGCTCTCCTTCCATCACGActcctgggaggaggaggaggaggagaccagCCTCACCCTGGAGGACAGCTGGACACAGCTACTCGACAACCATGAG ACGTTGACCAGACGCCAGTTCCATCAGCAGGAGGCGATCTGGGAGCTCCTGCACACTGAGGCCACCTACATCAAGAAACTACGAGTCATCACTGAC tTGTTCCTGTGTGGGCTGTTGAACCTGCAGGAGAGTGGTCTGCTGACGGAGGTGGAGCCTGCGCGACTCTTCAGTAACATCCAGGACATTGTACGTCTGCACACGGCCCTGTGGAACCAGGTGATGCTGCCTGCCCTGGAGATGGCCCGGCAGGCCAGAACCCTCCTCAACCCGACAGACCTCCACCATGGCTTCAGGACGATTGGCTCCAGGTTTAAGCCCTACATCCGCTACTGTATGGAGGAGGAGGCCAGTATGGAGTACATGAGGTCACTGCTCAGGGACAATGAGCTCTTCAGGATCTACGTCACG TGGGCTGAGACCCATAAGCAGTGTAACCGGCTGAAGCTGGCTGACATGCTGGCCAAGCCCCACCAGAGACTCACCAAGTATCCCCTACTGCTGAAGGCTGTTCTCAAGAAGACGGACGAGTCGTCGTCCCGCGACGCCGTCAGCGGCATGGTGGCGTGGGTGGAGGGCTTCATCAACAGCGTGGACTCTCAGATGCGCCAGCGGGAGGAGCAGCAGAAGCTAGCCGCCATCTCTGGGCGCATCGACTCCTACGAAGCAGTGGAGGGGAGCAGCGAGGAGTTGGAGAAG ATCCTGCGTGAGTTTAACCGCTTCGACCTGATGGCTCCAATGAGAGGCACATCaccagaggagaccagacagCTCCATTTGGAGGCGGCACTGCGCATGAAGGAGGGCAAAGACAGCAGG ATGGAGGTGTACTGCTTCCTGTTCACAGACCTGCTGCTCATCACCAAACCAGTGAAGAGGTTAGAGAAGGTCAAGGTGATCAGACAGCCCCTCCTCATCCACAATGTTGTCTGCAAGGAACTGAAGGACCCTG GCTCCTTCATTCTCATCTACCTCAATGAGTTCAAGAGCGCGGTGGCGGCCTACACTTTCCAGGCCAACAGCGCCACCCAGGGGCGAAGCTGGGTTGACGCCATCTGCAACGTCCAGAACCAGCTCCAGAGAATGCGGACTGAGGAGGTTCTCAGGCAGCAGGTCACCCTACAGCGCCGTCTAtgcggagaggaagaggaggaggaaaacaaGAGCAGCAACTCCACTTCCAGCTCCCCCTGCATGAGGAACAAAGATCAGCAGGGACCAAG TCATTCGGATTGCTCCACAGAGACCCTGTCAGTCATGGACATAGGAGAGGATTCAGGGGAGCACCAAAACCCCTCAGCCACAAGCACAGACTCAGGAGGACCCTTAGAGAAGAGCCTAGACTCGGGCACAGTTACCCCACCTACTGGGCCTGAGCCCCTGCACTGCAACCCTGCCAGCCCCCAGGACAATCTCGCCGACCGGGACCCTGAGCCAGAGCAAGAGGGTgttatggagggaggggaggttgaGCTGGAGCCTCAGTGTCGCTCTCTGTCCATGGACAGTGCCTACGGTACCCTCTCCCCAGAGTCCCTACTGAGAGAGCTGGACCTGCAGACACGACCAGGCCAGAGCAAGGGagaggagactgaagaggagggagggatagagggacaggaggtgggggtggaggtggaaaTGGAGAGCGAAAAGGTGGTAATGAAACTGATGGATGAGgaagtggagaaggaggaggattcAACCTCTGTTGGTTCCCAGCTGTCAGTGGTTCAGTCTTTGAAGCCTCGGCGACGCCCCCCGGTTACTGCCCGCCTCCGCAGCCTCCAGAGCCTAAACATCAAGTCAATTTCAGAGGACAACCTTCTGCAGCGTTTCCGTGACAACACCCCTGTCTCCCGGATACAAACCCGCAGCCTTACAGCCCAGGACCAATCAGAACACAGGAGCGAGAGGGCGGAATGCCTGGTCCACAGTAAGAGCCTATCAGCCCAAGACCTTACTGGGCTGTTTAAGACTGACCAAGACTCAGAGCCTGAGTATGAGGACTTCCTGAGTATGAGCATGCCTTCTGGTAAGCTCTGTGACACCCTGAGGAAGGCGGAGGCCCGGCAGGTCCAGAGGGCTCTGGCTGCAGCTGAGGCCTGTGAAGGCAGCAATAGCCAGGCTGACGGCAGCAGCTcagatggggagacagtgggggcGCCCTCTGGAGGACACGGGGGGAAGTGCAGTGAGTCGTTCACAGCCGGTTGCCCAGAGAAGCAGTCATCGCCCAAAAGAAGGAAGACCCATCAGCACAAGAAGCTGACCCTAGCCCAGCTCTATAGGATACGCACCACCCTAGTGCTCAACTCTACTCTCACTGCGTCGTAA
- the LOC124046014 gene encoding pleckstrin homology domain-containing family G member 5-like isoform X1 gives MFLYWKKRGAYELETLPSYLTEQVAEHYSWSSSLDVIHDLCDEKPVQEEDWVVCQHPECPDRRQASKVCHHPECLDLNNKSPLHLCESCDSRCHPEDTENMHFDRHPRFDLQTQGSILARNVSTRSCPPRTSPPSDLEEEDEGANDRGERKAGGLKLVKKKPRRRHTDDPSKECFSLKFDLNVDIDTEIVPAVKKKTLREVLGPVFERKGIELSRVDLFLDQSNTPLSLNFEAYRFGGHYLKVKARPGDELKVEQGVKDLRSLSLPNMKPSLGEQSPYILTLCSERVEHGSLGRKESNVDLLVSAASTGQARRRKNITEFLGDASIPSPDSLTALSSSLSSVGAGPDSWKNRAASRFSGFFSSNTGAGAFGKEVDRMEQLQNKLQSYTLFGLPKVPPQLSFHHDSWEEEEEETSLTLEDSWTQLLDNHETLTRRQFHQQEAIWELLHTEATYIKKLRVITDLFLCGLLNLQESGLLTEVEPARLFSNIQDIVRLHTALWNQVMLPALEMARQARTLLNPTDLHHGFRTIGSRFKPYIRYCMEEEASMEYMRSLLRDNELFRIYVTWAETHKQCNRLKLADMLAKPHQRLTKYPLLLKAVLKKTDESSSRDAVSGMVAWVEGFINSVDSQMRQREEQQKLAAISGRIDSYEAVEGSSEELEKILREFNRFDLMAPMRGTSPEETRQLHLEAALRMKEGKDSRMEVYCFLFTDLLLITKPVKRLEKVKVIRQPLLIHNVVCKELKDPGSFILIYLNEFKSAVAAYTFQANSATQGRSWVDAICNVQNQLQRMRTEEVLRQQVTLQRRLCGEEEEEENKSSNSTSSSPCMRNKDQQGPSHSDCSTETLSVMDIGEDSGEHQNPSATSTDSGGPLEKSLDSGTVTPPTGPEPLHCNPASPQDNLADRDPEPEQEGVMEGGEVELEPQCRSLSMDSAYGTLSPESLLRELDLQTRPGQSKGEETEEEGGIEGQEVGVEVEMESEKVVMKLMDEEVEKEEDSTSVGSQLSVVQSLKPRRRPPVTARLRSLQSLNIKSISEDNLLQRFRDNTPVSRIQTRSLTAQDQSEHRSERAECLVHSKSLSAQDLTGLFKTDQDSEPEYEDFLSMSMPSGKLCDTLRKAEARQVQRALAAAEACEGSNSQADGSSSDGETVGAPSGGHGGKCSESFTAGCPEKQSSPKRRKTHQHKKLTLAQLYRIRTTLVLNSTLTASEV, from the exons GTTCCATCCTGGCCCGGAACGTTTCGACGCGCTCCTGTCCCCCCCGCACCAGCCCCCCCTctgacctggaggaggaggacgaaGGGGCCAACGACCGAGG ggaacGTAAAGCTGGGGGGTTGAAGTTGGTGAAGAAGAAACCACGGCGACGGCACACTGAC GATCCCAGCAAGGAGTGCTTCAGCCTCAAGTTTGATCTGAACGTGGACATTGACACAGAGATCGTCCCCGCCGTGAAAAAGAAGACCCTGAG GGAGGTGCTAGGTCCTGTGTTTGAGCGTAAAGGTATTGAGTTATCCCGGGTAGATCTGTTCCTGGACCAGTCCAACACTCCCCTGTCCCTGAACTTTGAGGCTTACCGCTTCGGTGGCCACTATCTCAAGGTTAAAG CGCGGCCAGGTGATGAGCTGAAGGTGGAGCAGGGGGTGAAAGACCTGCGGTCGCTCAGTCTGCCCAACATGAAACCCTCCTTGGGGGAGCAGAGTCCTTACATCCTTACCCTCTGTAGTGAGAGGGTGGAGCACGGATCGCTTGGACGCAAGGAGAGCAACGTCGATCTGCTGGTCAGTGCAGCCTCTACA GGTCAGGCACGTCGCAGGAAGAACATAACGGAGTTCCTCGGGGACGCCAGCATCCCGTCTCCGGACTCCCTGACCGCACTGAGCAGCTCTCTGTCCAGTGTGGGGGCTGGACCGGACAGTTGGAAGAACCGCGCCGCCAGCCGCTTCTCCGGCTTCTTTAGCTCCAACACTGGAGCAGGGGCTTTTGGCAAG GAGGTGGACCGCATGGAGCAGCTCCAGAATAAGCTGCAGTCGTACACTCTGTTTGGCCTTCCCAAGGTTCCTCCTCAGCTCTCCTTCCATCACGActcctgggaggaggaggaggaggagaccagCCTCACCCTGGAGGACAGCTGGACACAGCTACTCGACAACCATGAG ACGTTGACCAGACGCCAGTTCCATCAGCAGGAGGCGATCTGGGAGCTCCTGCACACTGAGGCCACCTACATCAAGAAACTACGAGTCATCACTGAC tTGTTCCTGTGTGGGCTGTTGAACCTGCAGGAGAGTGGTCTGCTGACGGAGGTGGAGCCTGCGCGACTCTTCAGTAACATCCAGGACATTGTACGTCTGCACACGGCCCTGTGGAACCAGGTGATGCTGCCTGCCCTGGAGATGGCCCGGCAGGCCAGAACCCTCCTCAACCCGACAGACCTCCACCATGGCTTCAGGACGATTGGCTCCAGGTTTAAGCCCTACATCCGCTACTGTATGGAGGAGGAGGCCAGTATGGAGTACATGAGGTCACTGCTCAGGGACAATGAGCTCTTCAGGATCTACGTCACG TGGGCTGAGACCCATAAGCAGTGTAACCGGCTGAAGCTGGCTGACATGCTGGCCAAGCCCCACCAGAGACTCACCAAGTATCCCCTACTGCTGAAGGCTGTTCTCAAGAAGACGGACGAGTCGTCGTCCCGCGACGCCGTCAGCGGCATGGTGGCGTGGGTGGAGGGCTTCATCAACAGCGTGGACTCTCAGATGCGCCAGCGGGAGGAGCAGCAGAAGCTAGCCGCCATCTCTGGGCGCATCGACTCCTACGAAGCAGTGGAGGGGAGCAGCGAGGAGTTGGAGAAG ATCCTGCGTGAGTTTAACCGCTTCGACCTGATGGCTCCAATGAGAGGCACATCaccagaggagaccagacagCTCCATTTGGAGGCGGCACTGCGCATGAAGGAGGGCAAAGACAGCAGG ATGGAGGTGTACTGCTTCCTGTTCACAGACCTGCTGCTCATCACCAAACCAGTGAAGAGGTTAGAGAAGGTCAAGGTGATCAGACAGCCCCTCCTCATCCACAATGTTGTCTGCAAGGAACTGAAGGACCCTG GCTCCTTCATTCTCATCTACCTCAATGAGTTCAAGAGCGCGGTGGCGGCCTACACTTTCCAGGCCAACAGCGCCACCCAGGGGCGAAGCTGGGTTGACGCCATCTGCAACGTCCAGAACCAGCTCCAGAGAATGCGGACTGAGGAGGTTCTCAGGCAGCAGGTCACCCTACAGCGCCGTCTAtgcggagaggaagaggaggaggaaaacaaGAGCAGCAACTCCACTTCCAGCTCCCCCTGCATGAGGAACAAAGATCAGCAGGGACCAAG TCATTCGGATTGCTCCACAGAGACCCTGTCAGTCATGGACATAGGAGAGGATTCAGGGGAGCACCAAAACCCCTCAGCCACAAGCACAGACTCAGGAGGACCCTTAGAGAAGAGCCTAGACTCGGGCACAGTTACCCCACCTACTGGGCCTGAGCCCCTGCACTGCAACCCTGCCAGCCCCCAGGACAATCTCGCCGACCGGGACCCTGAGCCAGAGCAAGAGGGTgttatggagggaggggaggttgaGCTGGAGCCTCAGTGTCGCTCTCTGTCCATGGACAGTGCCTACGGTACCCTCTCCCCAGAGTCCCTACTGAGAGAGCTGGACCTGCAGACACGACCAGGCCAGAGCAAGGGagaggagactgaagaggagggagggatagagggacaggaggtgggggtggaggtggaaaTGGAGAGCGAAAAGGTGGTAATGAAACTGATGGATGAGgaagtggagaaggaggaggattcAACCTCTGTTGGTTCCCAGCTGTCAGTGGTTCAGTCTTTGAAGCCTCGGCGACGCCCCCCGGTTACTGCCCGCCTCCGCAGCCTCCAGAGCCTAAACATCAAGTCAATTTCAGAGGACAACCTTCTGCAGCGTTTCCGTGACAACACCCCTGTCTCCCGGATACAAACCCGCAGCCTTACAGCCCAGGACCAATCAGAACACAGGAGCGAGAGGGCGGAATGCCTGGTCCACAGTAAGAGCCTATCAGCCCAAGACCTTACTGGGCTGTTTAAGACTGACCAAGACTCAGAGCCTGAGTATGAGGACTTCCTGAGTATGAGCATGCCTTCTGGTAAGCTCTGTGACACCCTGAGGAAGGCGGAGGCCCGGCAGGTCCAGAGGGCTCTGGCTGCAGCTGAGGCCTGTGAAGGCAGCAATAGCCAGGCTGACGGCAGCAGCTcagatggggagacagtgggggcGCCCTCTGGAGGACACGGGGGGAAGTGCAGTGAGTCGTTCACAGCCGGTTGCCCAGAGAAGCAGTCATCGCCCAAAAGAAGGAAGACCCATCAGCACAAGAAGCTGACCCTAGCCCAGCTCTATAGGATACGCACCACCCTAGTGCTCAACTCTACTCTCACTGCGTC GGAGGTGTAA
- the LOC124046014 gene encoding pleckstrin homology domain-containing family G member 5-like isoform X3, protein MFLYWKKRGAYELETLPSYLTEQVAEHYSWSSSLDVIHDLCDEKPVQEEDWVVCQHPECPDRRQASKVCHHPECLDLNNKSPLHLCESCDSRCHPEDTENMHFDRHPRFDLQTQGSILARNVSTRSCPPRTSPPSDLEEEDEGANDRGERKAGGLKLVKKKPRRRHTDDPSKECFSLKFDLNVDIDTEIVPAVKKKTLREVLGPVFERKGIELSRVDLFLDQSNTPLSLNFEAYRFGGHYLKVKARPGDELKVEQGVKDLRSLSLPNMKPSLGEQSPYILTLCSERVEHGSLGRKESNVDLLGQARRRKNITEFLGDASIPSPDSLTALSSSLSSVGAGPDSWKNRAASRFSGFFSSNTGAGAFGKEVDRMEQLQNKLQSYTLFGLPKVPPQLSFHHDSWEEEEEETSLTLEDSWTQLLDNHETLTRRQFHQQEAIWELLHTEATYIKKLRVITDLFLCGLLNLQESGLLTEVEPARLFSNIQDIVRLHTALWNQVMLPALEMARQARTLLNPTDLHHGFRTIGSRFKPYIRYCMEEEASMEYMRSLLRDNELFRIYVTWAETHKQCNRLKLADMLAKPHQRLTKYPLLLKAVLKKTDESSSRDAVSGMVAWVEGFINSVDSQMRQREEQQKLAAISGRIDSYEAVEGSSEELEKILREFNRFDLMAPMRGTSPEETRQLHLEAALRMKEGKDSRMEVYCFLFTDLLLITKPVKRLEKVKVIRQPLLIHNVVCKELKDPGSFILIYLNEFKSAVAAYTFQANSATQGRSWVDAICNVQNQLQRMRTEEVLRQQVTLQRRLCGEEEEEENKSSNSTSSSPCMRNKDQQGPSHSDCSTETLSVMDIGEDSGEHQNPSATSTDSGGPLEKSLDSGTVTPPTGPEPLHCNPASPQDNLADRDPEPEQEGVMEGGEVELEPQCRSLSMDSAYGTLSPESLLRELDLQTRPGQSKGEETEEEGGIEGQEVGVEVEMESEKVVMKLMDEEVEKEEDSTSVGSQLSVVQSLKPRRRPPVTARLRSLQSLNIKSISEDNLLQRFRDNTPVSRIQTRSLTAQDQSEHRSERAECLVHSKSLSAQDLTGLFKTDQDSEPEYEDFLSMSMPSGKLCDTLRKAEARQVQRALAAAEACEGSNSQADGSSSDGETVGAPSGGHGGKCSESFTAGCPEKQSSPKRRKTHQHKKLTLAQLYRIRTTLVLNSTLTASEV, encoded by the exons GTTCCATCCTGGCCCGGAACGTTTCGACGCGCTCCTGTCCCCCCCGCACCAGCCCCCCCTctgacctggaggaggaggacgaaGGGGCCAACGACCGAGG ggaacGTAAAGCTGGGGGGTTGAAGTTGGTGAAGAAGAAACCACGGCGACGGCACACTGAC GATCCCAGCAAGGAGTGCTTCAGCCTCAAGTTTGATCTGAACGTGGACATTGACACAGAGATCGTCCCCGCCGTGAAAAAGAAGACCCTGAG GGAGGTGCTAGGTCCTGTGTTTGAGCGTAAAGGTATTGAGTTATCCCGGGTAGATCTGTTCCTGGACCAGTCCAACACTCCCCTGTCCCTGAACTTTGAGGCTTACCGCTTCGGTGGCCACTATCTCAAGGTTAAAG CGCGGCCAGGTGATGAGCTGAAGGTGGAGCAGGGGGTGAAAGACCTGCGGTCGCTCAGTCTGCCCAACATGAAACCCTCCTTGGGGGAGCAGAGTCCTTACATCCTTACCCTCTGTAGTGAGAGGGTGGAGCACGGATCGCTTGGACGCAAGGAGAGCAACGTCGATCTGCTG GGTCAGGCACGTCGCAGGAAGAACATAACGGAGTTCCTCGGGGACGCCAGCATCCCGTCTCCGGACTCCCTGACCGCACTGAGCAGCTCTCTGTCCAGTGTGGGGGCTGGACCGGACAGTTGGAAGAACCGCGCCGCCAGCCGCTTCTCCGGCTTCTTTAGCTCCAACACTGGAGCAGGGGCTTTTGGCAAG GAGGTGGACCGCATGGAGCAGCTCCAGAATAAGCTGCAGTCGTACACTCTGTTTGGCCTTCCCAAGGTTCCTCCTCAGCTCTCCTTCCATCACGActcctgggaggaggaggaggaggagaccagCCTCACCCTGGAGGACAGCTGGACACAGCTACTCGACAACCATGAG ACGTTGACCAGACGCCAGTTCCATCAGCAGGAGGCGATCTGGGAGCTCCTGCACACTGAGGCCACCTACATCAAGAAACTACGAGTCATCACTGAC tTGTTCCTGTGTGGGCTGTTGAACCTGCAGGAGAGTGGTCTGCTGACGGAGGTGGAGCCTGCGCGACTCTTCAGTAACATCCAGGACATTGTACGTCTGCACACGGCCCTGTGGAACCAGGTGATGCTGCCTGCCCTGGAGATGGCCCGGCAGGCCAGAACCCTCCTCAACCCGACAGACCTCCACCATGGCTTCAGGACGATTGGCTCCAGGTTTAAGCCCTACATCCGCTACTGTATGGAGGAGGAGGCCAGTATGGAGTACATGAGGTCACTGCTCAGGGACAATGAGCTCTTCAGGATCTACGTCACG TGGGCTGAGACCCATAAGCAGTGTAACCGGCTGAAGCTGGCTGACATGCTGGCCAAGCCCCACCAGAGACTCACCAAGTATCCCCTACTGCTGAAGGCTGTTCTCAAGAAGACGGACGAGTCGTCGTCCCGCGACGCCGTCAGCGGCATGGTGGCGTGGGTGGAGGGCTTCATCAACAGCGTGGACTCTCAGATGCGCCAGCGGGAGGAGCAGCAGAAGCTAGCCGCCATCTCTGGGCGCATCGACTCCTACGAAGCAGTGGAGGGGAGCAGCGAGGAGTTGGAGAAG ATCCTGCGTGAGTTTAACCGCTTCGACCTGATGGCTCCAATGAGAGGCACATCaccagaggagaccagacagCTCCATTTGGAGGCGGCACTGCGCATGAAGGAGGGCAAAGACAGCAGG ATGGAGGTGTACTGCTTCCTGTTCACAGACCTGCTGCTCATCACCAAACCAGTGAAGAGGTTAGAGAAGGTCAAGGTGATCAGACAGCCCCTCCTCATCCACAATGTTGTCTGCAAGGAACTGAAGGACCCTG GCTCCTTCATTCTCATCTACCTCAATGAGTTCAAGAGCGCGGTGGCGGCCTACACTTTCCAGGCCAACAGCGCCACCCAGGGGCGAAGCTGGGTTGACGCCATCTGCAACGTCCAGAACCAGCTCCAGAGAATGCGGACTGAGGAGGTTCTCAGGCAGCAGGTCACCCTACAGCGCCGTCTAtgcggagaggaagaggaggaggaaaacaaGAGCAGCAACTCCACTTCCAGCTCCCCCTGCATGAGGAACAAAGATCAGCAGGGACCAAG TCATTCGGATTGCTCCACAGAGACCCTGTCAGTCATGGACATAGGAGAGGATTCAGGGGAGCACCAAAACCCCTCAGCCACAAGCACAGACTCAGGAGGACCCTTAGAGAAGAGCCTAGACTCGGGCACAGTTACCCCACCTACTGGGCCTGAGCCCCTGCACTGCAACCCTGCCAGCCCCCAGGACAATCTCGCCGACCGGGACCCTGAGCCAGAGCAAGAGGGTgttatggagggaggggaggttgaGCTGGAGCCTCAGTGTCGCTCTCTGTCCATGGACAGTGCCTACGGTACCCTCTCCCCAGAGTCCCTACTGAGAGAGCTGGACCTGCAGACACGACCAGGCCAGAGCAAGGGagaggagactgaagaggagggagggatagagggacaggaggtgggggtggaggtggaaaTGGAGAGCGAAAAGGTGGTAATGAAACTGATGGATGAGgaagtggagaaggaggaggattcAACCTCTGTTGGTTCCCAGCTGTCAGTGGTTCAGTCTTTGAAGCCTCGGCGACGCCCCCCGGTTACTGCCCGCCTCCGCAGCCTCCAGAGCCTAAACATCAAGTCAATTTCAGAGGACAACCTTCTGCAGCGTTTCCGTGACAACACCCCTGTCTCCCGGATACAAACCCGCAGCCTTACAGCCCAGGACCAATCAGAACACAGGAGCGAGAGGGCGGAATGCCTGGTCCACAGTAAGAGCCTATCAGCCCAAGACCTTACTGGGCTGTTTAAGACTGACCAAGACTCAGAGCCTGAGTATGAGGACTTCCTGAGTATGAGCATGCCTTCTGGTAAGCTCTGTGACACCCTGAGGAAGGCGGAGGCCCGGCAGGTCCAGAGGGCTCTGGCTGCAGCTGAGGCCTGTGAAGGCAGCAATAGCCAGGCTGACGGCAGCAGCTcagatggggagacagtgggggcGCCCTCTGGAGGACACGGGGGGAAGTGCAGTGAGTCGTTCACAGCCGGTTGCCCAGAGAAGCAGTCATCGCCCAAAAGAAGGAAGACCCATCAGCACAAGAAGCTGACCCTAGCCCAGCTCTATAGGATACGCACCACCCTAGTGCTCAACTCTACTCTCACTGCGTC GGAGGTGTAA